TCTATTCTTTTTATCGCAAGAGGGTATTCTGCCCTGATGTAGATAATGCCTTTTGTGGCGCCTATAGCATATCCGCCTATTATTATCCCTTCAAGAACGCTGTGGGGATCGCCCTCTATCATGCTCCTGTCCATGAACGCTCCCGGATCGCCTTCGTCCGCATTGCAGATGACATACTTGATGTCGTTCTTTTGCCTGGCGGTAAGTTCCCACTTTATGCCGGTGGGAAATCCTGCTCCCCCGCGTCCCCGCAGCCCGGATTTTCTGACTTCCGCAACCACTTCCTCGCTTTTCATGTCGGTCAGCACCTTTGCCAAGGCTTCATATCCGCGCACCGAAAGATAATCGTCAATATTTTCCGGGTCTATAACCCCGCAGTTGCGCAGCGCTATCCTCATCTGCCGCCCAAAAAAGTTAACATCCCCAAAAACCCTGAAGAACCTGTTATAAAGATGGTCTGTCTGGATAGTAAGCTCTGCCACGGGCTTTTTGAGGATGATATGCTCATCAAATATCTTCTTAACATCCTCGGGCTTGAGGTTGCCGTAGACCGTATAACCCGGATTAACGATGAGGATCGGCCCCTTTGAACACATTCCCAGACAGCCGGAAAGGTTAAAAGTCACCTTTCCCGAAAGCCCTCTGGCTTCTATCTCTTTTTCGATCAGTTCCTTGATCTTTTTAGATTCTTTTTGGATGCACGAAGTCCCGTCGCACAAGGTTAGATTGAATTTTCTCGCCATTTATTTGATCACCCATTCGCTGATAACTTCCCCGCCCTTTATGTGACGCTCGATTATTTCTTTTGCCCTCTCGGCCGTCACCTTTCCGTATTTTACGGGGATCTTTCCTTCTTCCACCACTTCTACGGTGGGTTCAAGGTTGCATCTGCCGGCGCAGCCCTTCTGGCTCAGGTACATGTCAAGCTGCCCTTTTGAAGCCGCGTTTTTAAAGATCTCCATAACTTCTTTAGACCCTGCCGCTATCTCGCAGGTCGCCATCCCGACATAGACCCTTTTTGTGGAAAGGAAACCCTTGCCAACTATCCTGTTTATGGCTTCCGCCCTTTTCTTTTTTACTATTTCGATCGGAGTCGCCATCTGGCCTCCTTCAGCTGTTTTGCGCTATTTCAAAAATGAACGAATTGCCGTTGTCTCTGGACTCCACCCGGATGCTGCCGCCGTGCTTTTCAATTATCTGCCTGGATATGAACAGCCCGAGCCCGGTGCCTTTATTCTTTTTGGTCTCCGGATTGTCCAGCCTGGAAAACCTTTTGAACAGCCTCTGTGTTTCTTCGCCGGTCAGCGGTTTTCCATCGTTATAGACCTCTACTTTTATTCTATCACTTTCTTGAACGCAGTTAAGGGACACTTTGCCATTGGCGGAGCCGTATTTGACGGCATTTCCGACAAGATTGTTGGCAACGATCTGCATCAGATTGAAGTCCGCACGGACCTTTATCCCCCTCGCTATGTTGTTCTCTATCACGATACTCTTTTCTGCGGCCGGTTTAAAAAATTCCTGAACGCTCTGGTCCAGCAGGTCCTCGCCCAGGAGAAGATCGGTCCTGTTCACGGGCATCTCGTCCTTTTCTATCCTGGACAGGTTGAGAAAGTTCTTTACTGTAGAGTCAAAATACTCCAGGTTCTTTACCACGGAATCGAGGGCTTTTCTCTGCTTAAAATTGATCATCCCCAGGAAACCGTCCCTGACGCTGTAGGCGTGCAGCATTGTAGAGGCAAGAATGCCCTTGAGTTCGTGCGAAACAAATCCGACAAGGTCAAGGTACCTGATGTTAGAATCCTTGAGAGTTCTTTCCCTTTCGGACAACTGCACGGCCATAAGGTTGAAAGACCTCGCGAACTTGTTAAGTTCTTTTATCGGCGTTCTTGTCATTACCCTGAAAGCAAGGTCCCCTCCCGAGATCTTTTCGGTAGCCTCCAGCATTCTGTCGATGGGCCGTGTCATGGAAAACTCGAGAAAGAACGCAAGAAGAGCGGCAAAGACGGATGCCACTGCCACTATTCCCAGGAACATGATAAGAATGTTCCTCTTCATGTCCCTGAAAGGCTCTTCAAGCGTCCCCACATAAAGGATACCGATGACCTTTCCTTCTATGTCCCTGATAGGCTCATACGCGGTAAGATACCAGTCGGTAACGACAAAGGCCCTGTCAAACCACCTGCCGCCCTTTACCGCCACCCTTTCGTAAACATCTTTTGAGATGCGGGTCCCCAGGGCTCTGCTGCCCTGACGGTCAAGGACATTGGTCGCGATCCTGACATCGTCCTGAAAAATGGTGACCGTGCCCAAAGGTTTTCCTTTGTAGAGCTGTTCCTCAAAAACATAGCCGCGCACTGCATCCACAAGCTGAAGGTCCCTGTTAAGAAGCCTTCCGCCGTAGATCACCTTATCCACTTTACCCGCGCTATCATAAGATAAAGGAGATGCACAGCCTATGGCCATGGCGTTTTCAAGCTCTTTTCTTTCGGTAGGCAGTGCCATGGGGGTGTTGACCAGCGGCATTCTTGCCCTTTCATAAAGCTCTGCACCCATCTTTTTCAGTTCGTCCTTATCGATTATCCTGGTGCCTCCGGCAGAAGCCCCCGTCTCAAAGGCCCGTTTTACTATCTCGCTTTTGACAGAGGGCAGTTCGGAGCGTTTAACTATATCAAGGTAGTCCAGCCTGAGTTTTATCCTGATGCTTTTGAGGTCGCTTGGTTCTCCCATAAAAGAGAAGACATCTTTGAGCTTTTCTATCTCTGCATTATAGAATTTGCGCGCTATCGTAATATCGCTGACCATCTGCTTCTGCTCTCTGCCGACTATGTTGCTGTTGATCACATAGGCGCCAAAAATACCCACTAGCAGAGCAAGCATAGTTATAACAAGCAGAAAGGAGTAGATTATTCTTGTTCTGATGCTGGTCGGCTTCATTGTCCTTGCCTTATTTGAAGAGTTGCCTGCCAAAAACCGCGGCTGTAATTATTATATACCATACGAACGCCATTAGTGCTAGAATATTGCCATGATAAAAAGCGATCATTACAGGACAGCCACCTTTATAGCGCTTCTGGTGATATCGACGCTCCTTTTTCTGCTTCTGCTGAGGCCGTTCTTTAAGCCGATCGGGGTCGCGTTCATAGGCTCCATCCTGGTATACCCCATGTACAAGTGGGTCAGTTCGGTCTCAAGGTCGAGGACATTCGGCGCTTCGGTAAGCGTGCTCACTCTTATAGCCGTGTTTGTGGCGCCTCTCATATTCTTAACCTACGAGATCTACAAAGAGCTTACCGATCTTCTCCTGCTCATGAGGGGCAGCTACAGCCCGGAATATGTAGGCAGGCTCGCCGAGGCCGCAAGGTCCCTGCCCGGCGCTTCGGAAGTAATAGCAGGCATTAATGAAACCGCCCAAAGAACGGCCTCGTATTTTGCCGCCCAGGCTTTTTCTACGATTAAGAACATAATCTGGTTCCTGGTAGAGATATTTGTGGTGCTCATAACAATATTCTTTGTCCTAAGGGATTCCTCTTCTCTGCTTGACAGGACTCATGCCCTTTCCCCGTTCAAGAAACATGAGACCGACACGGTCCTTAACAAGATCAGGGACACCATTTATGCCACGGTGTTCGGCGTGGTAGTGGTAGCCATGGTCCAGGGGTTCATCGGAGGATTGGGCTTTGCCATGCTGGGCCTGGAGTCTCCCGTCCTTTGGGGCTGTGCGATGGCCCTGCTGGCCATGATACCTTTTCTCGGAGCGCCTGTGATCTGGTTCCCCGCTGTCGTCTATCTGTTCCTGCACGGACAGTTCCTGAGCGCTGTGTTCCTCTTTTTGTGGGGGGCTTTTGTGGTGGGGCTCATCGACAATGTGCTAAGGCCGCTGATAATAGGAGGAAAAGCCCGGCTGCATTCCCTGCTTGTTTTTTTCAGCGCCTTCGGAGGCATAATACTTCTGGGGCCCGCCGGAATATTCTTTGGCCCTATAATCCTGTCCATAACGCTGGTGCTGGCTGATTTTCTGGAAAAGAAGATAAAGGAATCGTAGCCAGTGCCAAGTCGCGGCCGCACAGGAATGCTCAAAGCCATAAATAGACTCCGCCCTGTTCTGGCATTACTCCTGCTGCCGTTCTTTTTTGGCTGCGGGGTCTTTGCTCCGGGACCTTCTACAAAACCGTTCTTCACCGACCCTGTCGAAAAGATCTCCCTGACCTCTTCCCCAAGCCTGACACTGAGCCTGTTCTGCGAAGCGCAGGCCCTGGACCCTCTGGTCTTTAGGACCGGCACACGGGTCCACATGGGTTTCTGGTCCCTTTATCCCAACCGAGCAAACCTTGCAAGGGTGATCGATGCCATAAACTCGGATACAGGTTCAACGCCTTTCAACAAAGCCATCTGGGACGAAGGAACTGCCACAGCTTCTTCGATGCAGTTCCCTTCTTATATAAGGATGAACGATGAGTTCTGGTATGAGAGAGCCTCTGCCTCGGGAGGTACTGTAACATTGACCATTGAAGGCGTCACCTATTCCTACACAGATCCCCATCCAGTGACCTTTGCTCAGGCAGACACCATCTGGGGACAGTACTCACAAAGATATACTGATCTTGCGCCTTTAATAAGGCGATCAACGGGTCTTACCCCGGAAGCGCGGTGCTTTGTTGAAGGCGCCAAGTCAAACAGGGTCTTTTACACATATGAGCTGCCGCAGCTTGAACAACTTGAGGCCGGCGGGGACATAATAGTCTATTTTGCGTCAACTTCCGAAGCGGATTGGAAAACACCTGCCGACTGGGTGGAAGGCACCAAGAACGCTCCTACACCTGTTGCTCCTTAAGGATTCTCTTTGATTTTGGGGGTAAGGTCAGACATGGAAGCTCTGCTTAATTGATCTTTGACCGATTGATTGTTCTTGTCGGGGATTTCTTCTAGTAGTCTAGTAGTGAGGATATGTCAGAATTAAACCGAAATGAAACTTTGTAAACCGGGGATTTTTCAAAAACAAATGGCATTCTTTCCTTGTCCTTGTTCTTGACCTTGTCCTACGAACAAAAGCATACACCATTAAAGGACAAGGACGAGGACAAGGAGACTCACAAATACTTTATTAGGCTAAGTAATAATGGATATGCTTTTGTGAGTCTGGGGTGGCTATCGGGATTTGAACCCGGACTAACGGGACCACAACCCGTCGTGCTACCGTTACACTATAGCCACCGCGCATTTCGTCCCCGGGGCGATTCGAACGCCCGGCCTACAGCTTAGAAGGCTGTTGCTCTATCCAGCTGAGCTACGGGGACACTTCGACTCGCTATGCTCGCTCAGTGTTCATTCTACACCGCACAAACATATTCCATCCTATAAGCCCCGAGCCTGTCGAGGGGCTACGGGGACTCGTCCTGAGCGAACGAAGTGAGTCGAAGGACACTTCGACTCCGCCCAACAAAAAAAGAGCGGGAGAAGGGATTCGAACCCTCGACATCCTGCTTGGAAGGCAGGAACTCTACCGCTGAGTTACTCCCGCTTGCTCCGCTCGGTGCAAGCTTAAAGAAAGTATAACATCGGGCCGACGGGATTTGAACCCGTGACCTCACGCACCCCAAGCGTGCGCGCTACCAAGCTGCGCTACGGCCCGACTTTGCTCTTTCTTAGATCGGGGAGACAGGATTCGAACCTGCGACCCCCTGCTCCCAAAGCAGGTGCGCTACCAAGCTGCGCCACTCCCCGTCACGAGCAAGCAACATTTAGTCGAGGAACTCCCCGTCCGAATTAATTATAACACCTGGGGCGTGCTATCATTTGGACATGAAGGATATCTGGGCAAAATTAACGCATGAAGCGGTCATTTCCGCTGCAGAAAAAGAAACGGGGAAGACTCTCAATGGTTTC
The DNA window shown above is from Candidatus Margulisiibacteriota bacterium and carries:
- a CDS encoding (2Fe-2S) ferredoxin domain-containing protein; the encoded protein is MATPIEIVKKKRAEAINRIVGKGFLSTKRVYVGMATCEIAAGSKEVMEIFKNAASKGQLDMYLSQKGCAGRCNLEPTVEVVEEGKIPVKYGKVTAERAKEIIERHIKGGEVISEWVIK
- a CDS encoding cache domain-containing protein, giving the protein MKPTSIRTRIIYSFLLVITMLALLVGIFGAYVINSNIVGREQKQMVSDITIARKFYNAEIEKLKDVFSFMGEPSDLKSIRIKLRLDYLDIVKRSELPSVKSEIVKRAFETGASAGGTRIIDKDELKKMGAELYERARMPLVNTPMALPTERKELENAMAIGCASPLSYDSAGKVDKVIYGGRLLNRDLQLVDAVRGYVFEEQLYKGKPLGTVTIFQDDVRIATNVLDRQGSRALGTRISKDVYERVAVKGGRWFDRAFVVTDWYLTAYEPIRDIEGKVIGILYVGTLEEPFRDMKRNILIMFLGIVAVASVFAALLAFFLEFSMTRPIDRMLEATEKISGGDLAFRVMTRTPIKELNKFARSFNLMAVQLSERERTLKDSNIRYLDLVGFVSHELKGILASTMLHAYSVRDGFLGMINFKQRKALDSVVKNLEYFDSTVKNFLNLSRIEKDEMPVNRTDLLLGEDLLDQSVQEFFKPAAEKSIVIENNIARGIKVRADFNLMQIVANNLVGNAVKYGSANGKVSLNCVQESDRIKVEVYNDGKPLTGEETQRLFKRFSRLDNPETKKNKGTGLGLFISRQIIEKHGGSIRVESRDNGNSFIFEIAQNS
- a CDS encoding AI-2E family transporter, with product MIKSDHYRTATFIALLVISTLLFLLLLRPFFKPIGVAFIGSILVYPMYKWVSSVSRSRTFGASVSVLTLIAVFVAPLIFLTYEIYKELTDLLLLMRGSYSPEYVGRLAEAARSLPGASEVIAGINETAQRTASYFAAQAFSTIKNIIWFLVEIFVVLITIFFVLRDSSSLLDRTHALSPFKKHETDTVLNKIRDTIYATVFGVVVVAMVQGFIGGLGFAMLGLESPVLWGCAMALLAMIPFLGAPVIWFPAVVYLFLHGQFLSAVFLFLWGAFVVGLIDNVLRPLIIGGKARLHSLLVFFSAFGGIILLGPAGIFFGPIILSITLVLADFLEKKIKES